One segment of Herbaspirillum hiltneri N3 DNA contains the following:
- the cydB gene encoding cytochrome d ubiquinol oxidase subunit II, which produces MIFDYETLKIIWWAFVGVLIIGFALTDGFDFGVGMMLPFVGKTDAERRVLINSIGPTWEGNQTWFITAGGATFAAWPLVYATAFSGFYIALMVLLFSLFFRPVGFDYRSKVADPRWRNAWDWGLFVGGIVPPLICGVAFGNLLLGVPFHYDETMRVEYTGSFFELLNPFGLLSGVLSVAMLLTHGATFIMVKTEAVIAARARKIALWGALATLALFVAAGFWVAHGIDGYSITDMPSANSAFMPLAKTVEIVSGAWMDNYARWPETKAIPITAIAGLLLVLVFGAWRKARLAFISSGIAVAGIILTAATAMFPFIMPSSLDPRSSLTIWDSVSSHKTLGIMFWLVLFFVPLIMMYTAWVYRVMRGKVTLKHIADNEHTAY; this is translated from the coding sequence ATGATCTTCGATTACGAAACCTTAAAAATCATCTGGTGGGCCTTCGTCGGCGTGCTCATCATCGGCTTCGCGCTGACCGACGGCTTCGACTTCGGCGTGGGCATGATGCTGCCCTTCGTCGGCAAGACCGACGCCGAACGCCGCGTGCTGATCAATTCCATCGGCCCGACCTGGGAAGGCAACCAGACCTGGTTCATCACCGCCGGCGGCGCCACCTTCGCGGCCTGGCCGCTGGTCTACGCGACGGCCTTCTCGGGCTTTTACATCGCGCTGATGGTGTTGCTGTTTTCGCTGTTCTTCCGTCCGGTCGGCTTCGACTATCGCAGCAAGGTGGCCGATCCGCGCTGGCGCAATGCCTGGGACTGGGGCCTGTTCGTGGGCGGCATCGTGCCGCCGCTGATCTGCGGCGTGGCCTTCGGCAACCTGTTGCTAGGCGTGCCGTTCCACTACGACGAGACCATGCGCGTGGAATACACCGGCAGCTTCTTCGAACTGCTCAATCCCTTCGGCCTGCTGTCCGGCGTGCTGAGCGTGGCGATGCTGCTGACCCACGGCGCCACCTTCATCATGGTGAAGACCGAAGCGGTGATCGCGGCGCGTGCGCGCAAGATTGCACTGTGGGGTGCACTCGCCACCCTCGCCTTGTTCGTGGCGGCCGGTTTCTGGGTGGCGCACGGCATTGACGGCTACAGCATCACCGACATGCCGAGCGCCAACAGCGCCTTCATGCCGCTGGCGAAGACGGTCGAGATCGTCTCCGGCGCGTGGATGGACAACTATGCGCGGTGGCCCGAAACCAAGGCGATCCCGATCACCGCCATCGCCGGACTGCTGCTGGTGCTGGTCTTCGGCGCGTGGCGCAAGGCGCGACTGGCGTTCATCAGCAGCGGCATCGCCGTAGCCGGCATCATCCTGACCGCAGCCACGGCAATGTTTCCGTTCATCATGCCGTCGTCGCTGGACCCGCGCAGCAGCCTGACCATCTGGGATTCGGTGTCGAGTCACAAGACGCTGGGCATCATGTTCTGGCTGGTGCTGTTCTTCGTGCCGCTGATCATGATGTACACCGCCTGGGTGTATCGCGTGATGCGCGGCAAGGTGACGCTCAAGCACATCGCCGACAATGAACATACGGCTTACTAA
- the cydX gene encoding cytochrome bd-I oxidase subunit CydX, protein MWYFAWILGVGLALAFGIINVMWLEANYAFGRRKEDETRERFVAASAQAELAKKRPSKP, encoded by the coding sequence ATGTGGTATTTCGCCTGGATACTCGGGGTCGGCCTGGCGCTGGCCTTCGGCATCATCAACGTCATGTGGCTGGAAGCCAACTACGCCTTCGGCCGCCGCAAGGAAGATGAGACCCGCGAACGCTTTGTCGCCGCCAGCGCCCAGGCCGAGCTGGCAAAAAAACGCCCGTCCAAACCTTGA
- a CDS encoding DUF2867 domain-containing protein → MKTPSAHLVDTDAALLQDLPGADFSDAFSIALSDEQARQSAAQLAELMFRRKPSWISLLLSIRNRAVAMFGLRAADMQIDDGVRRAVGGFPMISQSDDLVQLGFDDKHLDFRVWVRRDAATPTSPAQLTLTTVVRTNQLLGRAYLGAIMPFHRCIVPAMLNSLRS, encoded by the coding sequence ATGAAAACACCTTCCGCCCATCTCGTCGATACCGACGCCGCTCTGCTGCAGGACTTGCCCGGCGCGGATTTTTCCGATGCGTTCAGCATTGCCCTCAGCGATGAACAAGCGCGCCAGTCGGCCGCTCAACTGGCGGAGCTGATGTTCCGCCGCAAACCGTCCTGGATCTCGCTGCTGCTGTCGATCCGCAATCGCGCGGTGGCGATGTTCGGCCTCCGGGCCGCCGACATGCAGATCGACGACGGGGTACGCCGTGCCGTAGGAGGGTTTCCGATGATCAGCCAGAGCGATGATCTGGTGCAGCTCGGCTTCGACGACAAGCACCTGGATTTCCGCGTCTGGGTGCGGCGCGATGCGGCCACGCCGACTTCACCGGCGCAGCTGACGCTGACCACCGTGGTGCGCACCAACCAGTTGCTGGGCCGCGCCTATCTCGGCGCGATCATGCCGTTTCACCGGTGCATCGTGCCGGCGATGCTGAACAGCTTGCGTAGCTGA
- a CDS encoding organic hydroperoxide resistance protein: MKIEKALYQATATATGGREGSAKSSDGVLDIKLTTPKELGGAGGNGTNPEQLFAAGYSACFLGAIKFVGGQEKIAIPADTSITGTVGIGTIPGGFGIEVALNISLPGLDRAVAQSVIDKAHQVCPYSNATRGNINVTLTLV, from the coding sequence ATGAAAATCGAAAAAGCACTCTACCAAGCGACTGCAACTGCAACCGGCGGCCGTGAAGGCTCGGCCAAGTCGTCCGACGGCGTCCTGGACATCAAGCTGACCACGCCAAAAGAACTGGGTGGCGCAGGCGGCAACGGCACCAACCCTGAACAGCTGTTCGCTGCCGGGTATTCAGCCTGTTTCCTCGGTGCGATCAAGTTCGTCGGCGGCCAGGAAAAGATCGCCATTCCTGCTGACACCAGCATCACCGGCACCGTCGGCATCGGCACCATCCCAGGCGGCTTCGGCATCGAAGTGGCGCTGAACATTTCCCTGCCGGGCCTGGACCGCGCGGTTGCGCAATCGGTGATCGACAAGGCGCATCAAGTCTGCCCATACTCGAACGCCACACGCGGCAACATCAACGTGACGCTGACACTGGTTTAA
- a CDS encoding MarR family winged helix-turn-helix transcriptional regulator: MLENQLCFAMYSASLAMTKVYKKILKDLDITYPQYLVMLVLWEKDEVTVSDLGGKLFLDSGTLTPLLKRMEAMGLLHRARDTEDERRVVVRLSQDGRALRKRATAVPERLMCALPPLEQVASLREQLKDLRKGLLEDAEDS; the protein is encoded by the coding sequence ATGCTTGAAAATCAATTGTGCTTCGCCATGTACTCGGCGTCGTTGGCGATGACCAAGGTCTACAAGAAGATTTTGAAAGACCTCGACATCACTTATCCGCAATATCTGGTGATGCTGGTGTTGTGGGAAAAGGACGAAGTCACCGTGTCGGATCTGGGCGGCAAGCTGTTCCTCGATTCGGGTACGCTGACACCGTTGCTCAAGCGCATGGAAGCGATGGGTTTGCTGCACCGCGCCCGCGACACCGAAGACGAGCGTCGCGTCGTGGTCCGGCTCAGCCAGGATGGACGCGCCCTGCGCAAGCGGGCAACGGCGGTGCCGGAACGGCTGATGTGCGCCTTGCCGCCGCTGGAACAAGTCGCCAGCCTGCGTGAGCAACTGAAAGACTTGCGCAAGGGCTTGCTGGAAGACGCTGAAGATTCCTGA
- a CDS encoding bifunctional helix-turn-helix transcriptional regulator/GNAT family N-acetyltransferase, with protein sequence MQKAGSSPDFYFVDGIRTASRRMVRELGFMKSTLAATDYPPSAVHAIIEIGSRKSMSAAQLAEFLDLEKSSVSRMVRKLIEAGELQEQASDSDGRVKWLALTPQGRRTLAAVQAFGRKQVVGALEQLSANQQDAVAQGLGIYAQALEARRSGKAMEQAGEIRIVAGYQAGVIGRIVQMHALFYARSVGFGSFFESKVAAGMAEFVPRLDHPRNGLWLAVQGQRIVGSVAIDGQDLGDNKAHLRWFIVDDGLRGAGVGRRLMDAAMAFCDAQGFASVQLWTFQGLDAARRLYEGCGFQLKEEWPGAQWGKEMVEQRFERLVAPPGD encoded by the coding sequence ATGCAAAAAGCAGGCTCTTCACCGGATTTTTATTTTGTCGACGGCATCCGCACCGCTTCGCGCCGGATGGTGCGCGAGCTGGGCTTCATGAAATCCACGCTGGCGGCGACCGATTATCCGCCGTCCGCCGTGCACGCCATCATCGAGATCGGTTCGCGCAAATCGATGAGCGCCGCGCAGCTTGCCGAATTCCTCGATCTTGAAAAATCCAGCGTCAGCCGTATGGTGCGCAAGCTGATCGAGGCCGGGGAATTGCAGGAGCAGGCCAGCGACAGCGACGGCCGTGTCAAATGGCTGGCGCTGACACCGCAAGGCCGGCGCACACTGGCTGCCGTCCAAGCGTTCGGCCGCAAGCAGGTTGTCGGTGCGCTCGAACAATTGAGCGCAAATCAGCAGGACGCCGTGGCGCAAGGACTGGGTATCTATGCGCAGGCGCTGGAGGCGCGCCGCTCCGGCAAGGCAATGGAGCAGGCCGGCGAGATTCGCATCGTCGCCGGTTATCAGGCGGGCGTGATCGGCCGCATTGTCCAGATGCACGCCCTGTTCTATGCGCGCAGCGTCGGCTTCGGCAGCTTTTTCGAGAGCAAGGTGGCTGCCGGCATGGCGGAGTTCGTGCCGCGCCTGGATCATCCTCGCAATGGTTTGTGGCTGGCCGTGCAGGGGCAGCGCATCGTCGGATCGGTGGCCATCGACGGCCAGGACTTGGGCGACAACAAGGCGCACCTGCGCTGGTTCATCGTCGACGACGGCCTGCGCGGTGCGGGCGTAGGGCGCCGTTTGATGGATGCAGCGATGGCATTTTGCGATGCGCAGGGATTTGCCTCGGTACAGCTGTGGACTTTCCAGGGACTCGATGCGGCGCGCCGTCTGTATGAGGGCTGCGGATTCCAGCTCAAGGAAGAATGGCCGGGCGCGCAGTGGGGCAAGGAGATGGTGGAGCAGCGTTTCGAGCGCTTGGTCGCGCCGCCGGGCGACTGA
- a CDS encoding SDR family NAD(P)-dependent oxidoreductase — METMPKKECHASPSNMAGQVALVTGGGSGIGRAAAIRMASAGAAAVVIAGRRRPEGEAVAAECRAAGAQSLYVQTDVTQESEVQRLIDTVLAQFGRLDAAFNNAGRQERRASLHAQESGVYDAIFDANVRAVFLCLKYQLPPMLARGKGSIVINTSVSGVRNPNPGLALYSASKAAAISLMRSAAMEYASHGIRINAIAPGRVVTDMMLASGIADMSAVAAGLPLKRMGQPEEVAEAVLWLLSGAASYVVGHVLAADGGFLAS; from the coding sequence ATGGAAACAATGCCGAAAAAGGAATGCCACGCCAGCCCCTCCAACATGGCCGGACAAGTCGCATTGGTGACCGGAGGCGGCAGCGGCATCGGTCGCGCTGCAGCGATTCGCATGGCGAGTGCGGGTGCGGCTGCGGTCGTGATTGCCGGACGGCGTCGCCCGGAGGGAGAAGCCGTCGCCGCCGAATGCCGCGCCGCCGGCGCGCAAAGCCTTTATGTGCAAACCGATGTCACGCAGGAAAGCGAGGTTCAACGCCTGATCGACACCGTACTGGCGCAATTCGGACGTCTGGATGCGGCATTCAACAATGCCGGGCGCCAGGAACGACGGGCCTCCCTGCACGCACAGGAGTCCGGTGTTTACGACGCCATCTTCGATGCCAATGTCCGCGCCGTGTTCCTGTGCCTGAAATATCAGTTGCCGCCCATGCTGGCGCGCGGCAAGGGCAGCATCGTCATCAACACGTCCGTCAGCGGCGTGCGCAATCCCAATCCCGGGCTTGCGCTCTACTCCGCCTCCAAGGCCGCCGCGATTTCACTGATGCGGTCGGCCGCCATGGAATACGCCTCCCACGGCATTCGCATCAACGCGATTGCTCCGGGCAGAGTGGTGACCGACATGATGCTCGCATCGGGCATCGCCGACATGTCCGCGGTGGCCGCAGGCCTGCCCCTCAAACGCATGGGGCAACCGGAGGAAGTCGCCGAAGCCGTGCTCTGGCTGCTGTCCGGCGCGGCATCGTACGTGGTCGGTCATGTGCTGGCGGCAGATGGCGGGTTCCTCGCATCATGA
- the earP gene encoding elongation factor P maturation arginine rhamnosyltransferase EarP yields MHSTKSSISLALFCKVVDNYGDIGICWRLARQLQKEHGVALTLWVDDLKSFRRICPEVATDCETQEIQGVIVRHWRDQNGVFAAGDVADIVVEFFACDIPPGYIKAMSECTPHPVWLNLEGLTAETWVEGCHMLPSPHPQLPLTKYFFFPGFNKRTGGLQVEAGLIARREAFQADPRAAADFLAQFGVTETGMDALKVSLFCYPQAPIAALFAAWQAGERAVVCLVPEGVGGDAVTDFLGRQSTAGAHATRGSLTVRVIPFVPQPDYDKLLWACDVNFVRGEDSFVRAQWAAKPFIWHIYPQDENLHHVKLKAFLNTCLAATASLTALTLAWNGAAGDGDVVDAVDLAALWRDMEAELPDIARLSTKWEQTLLENGDLATNLLKFAETVPPRA; encoded by the coding sequence ATGCATTCGACAAAATCCTCCATCTCGCTCGCCCTGTTCTGCAAGGTGGTCGATAACTACGGCGATATCGGCATCTGCTGGCGGCTGGCGCGGCAATTGCAAAAGGAACACGGCGTCGCTCTCACTTTATGGGTCGACGACCTGAAGAGCTTCCGCAGGATCTGCCCTGAAGTCGCGACCGACTGCGAGACGCAGGAAATTCAGGGCGTCATCGTCAGGCACTGGCGCGATCAGAACGGCGTCTTTGCCGCCGGCGACGTGGCCGACATCGTCGTTGAATTCTTCGCCTGCGACATCCCGCCCGGCTATATCAAGGCAATGTCCGAATGCACTCCACATCCGGTGTGGCTGAATCTGGAAGGCCTGACGGCGGAAACCTGGGTGGAAGGCTGCCACATGCTGCCTTCGCCGCATCCGCAATTGCCGTTGACGAAGTATTTCTTCTTTCCGGGATTCAACAAACGCACCGGCGGCCTGCAAGTCGAAGCCGGCCTGATTGCGCGGCGCGAGGCCTTCCAGGCCGATCCGCGCGCCGCCGCCGATTTCCTGGCGCAATTCGGCGTGACCGAAACCGGGATGGACGCGCTCAAGGTATCGCTCTTCTGCTATCCGCAAGCGCCGATCGCCGCGCTGTTCGCGGCGTGGCAAGCCGGCGAACGCGCCGTCGTCTGCCTGGTGCCGGAAGGCGTCGGCGGCGATGCGGTGACGGATTTTCTCGGCCGGCAATCGACGGCGGGCGCCCATGCCACGCGCGGCAGCCTGACCGTGCGCGTCATCCCCTTCGTGCCGCAGCCCGATTACGACAAACTGCTATGGGCCTGCGACGTCAATTTCGTGCGCGGCGAAGACTCCTTCGTCCGCGCGCAATGGGCGGCCAAACCGTTCATCTGGCATATCTACCCGCAAGACGAGAACCTGCACCACGTCAAGTTGAAGGCTTTCCTGAACACCTGCCTGGCGGCAACTGCGAGCCTGACGGCGCTGACGCTGGCCTGGAACGGCGCCGCCGGCGATGGCGACGTTGTCGATGCGGTCGACCTTGCCGCGCTATGGCGTGATATGGAGGCAGAGCTGCCCGACATTGCCAGGCTGTCCACGAAATGGGAGCAGACGTTGCTGGAAAACGGCGATTTGGCGACGAATTTGCTGAAGTTTGCAGAAACAGTTCCGCCACGAGCCTGA
- a CDS encoding elongation factor P produces the protein MKFAKEIRVGNIIMVDSKPMIVLRSDVNGSSRTGFTYKWKMKNLLTNSPQENVFRGDDKFDVVVLDKKAVTYSYFADPLYVFMDSEYNQFEIEGENLGDALGYLKDGMECEAVFYDGKAISVELPTTIVRQVVYSEPAVKGNTSGNVLKEAKIENAIEANQIVVMVPLFVSQDDQIEIDTRTNEYKKVVRN, from the coding sequence ATGAAATTTGCAAAAGAAATTCGCGTCGGCAACATCATTATGGTTGACAGCAAGCCAATGATCGTCCTGCGCTCCGACGTCAACGGTTCGAGCCGCACCGGCTTCACTTACAAGTGGAAGATGAAGAACTTGCTGACCAACAGCCCGCAGGAAAACGTTTTCCGCGGCGACGACAAGTTCGACGTGGTCGTGCTGGACAAGAAGGCAGTGACTTATTCCTACTTCGCCGATCCGCTGTACGTGTTCATGGACTCCGAATACAACCAGTTCGAAATCGAAGGCGAAAACCTGGGCGACGCCCTGGGCTACCTGAAGGACGGCATGGAATGCGAAGCGGTCTTCTACGACGGCAAGGCAATTTCGGTCGAACTGCCGACCACCATCGTTCGCCAGGTTGTGTACTCGGAACCGGCCGTCAAGGGCAACACTTCGGGCAACGTCCTGAAGGAAGCCAAGATCGAAAACGCGATCGAAGCGAATCAGATCGTCGTGATGGTTCCGCTGTTCGTCAGCCAGGACGACCAGATCGAAATCGATACACGCACCAACGAATACAAGAAAGTCGTCCGTAACTGA
- a CDS encoding FadR/GntR family transcriptional regulator → MSINMKNTQLSKTVSRTAPSGAPDSAKGTLADRVTGALVEQIRQGDFAPGARMPSENELTERFQVSRTVIREAISRLKSEGLVGSRRGSGTVVLEPNNATPFRLDIDVHDSIQAVLRVIELRRGVEGEMAALAAQRRTKAQNQRIRQALKDIDKAVLAGRDGVPEDFAFHAAISEAAHNPLYTSLLQFLSQFLQAAIRVARINEARREDFGQQVRNEHAVIAQAIDDGDADAARAAALRHMENSAQRIQAADTAFWASEGGKAARRLAEAKGLE, encoded by the coding sequence ATGTCAATCAACATGAAAAATACTCAGCTTTCCAAAACTGTTTCCCGCACCGCACCGTCCGGCGCACCCGATTCCGCCAAGGGGACGCTGGCCGATCGCGTGACCGGCGCGCTGGTCGAGCAGATCCGCCAGGGCGATTTCGCACCGGGCGCGCGCATGCCTTCCGAGAATGAACTGACCGAACGTTTCCAGGTCAGCCGCACCGTCATCCGTGAAGCGATTTCGCGGCTCAAGTCGGAGGGCCTGGTCGGGTCGCGGCGCGGCAGCGGCACCGTGGTGCTGGAGCCGAACAACGCCACCCCGTTCCGGCTCGATATCGATGTGCACGACTCGATCCAGGCAGTGTTGCGCGTGATCGAATTGCGCCGCGGCGTCGAGGGCGAGATGGCGGCGCTGGCGGCACAGCGCCGCACCAAGGCGCAGAACCAACGCATCCGGCAGGCATTGAAGGATATCGACAAGGCGGTACTGGCGGGGCGCGACGGCGTGCCGGAAGACTTCGCTTTCCATGCGGCGATTTCCGAGGCGGCGCACAATCCGCTATACACCTCGCTGTTGCAGTTCCTGAGCCAGTTCCTGCAGGCGGCGATCCGGGTCGCGCGCATCAACGAGGCGCGCCGGGAGGATTTCGGCCAGCAGGTGCGCAACGAGCATGCCGTGATTGCGCAGGCGATCGACGACGGCGACGCCGATGCTGCGCGTGCGGCGGCCTTGCGTCACATGGAGAATTCGGCGCAGCGCATCCAGGCCGCCGATACGGCATTTTGGGCCAGCGAAGGCGGCAAGGCGGCGCGTCGCCTGGCGGAGGCCAAAGGCTTGGAGTAG
- the denD gene encoding D-erythronate dehydrogenase → MHIVITGGAGFLGSRLARQLLKRGQLTGSDGKQQTISRITLLDVVAAQGFDDARIEAVVGDIADAAVIERAITRDTQSIFHLAAIVSGQAEADFELGMKINFDATRLILERARALGTKPRVVFTSSVAVFGGDLPAQVPDNALLMPQSSYGAQKVMGELLVNDYSRKGFIDGRALRMPTISVRPGAPNKAASSFASGIIREPLNGQPSVCPVAPETRMWLMSPRKAIDNLIHGHEINGADLGLARFLSIDGLSVSVRQMVDALEQVAGADVVKLIEWKEDETIKRIVNSWPGSFEAKRAKALGFTADSDFAGIVKAHIEDEVKK, encoded by the coding sequence ATGCATATTGTCATCACCGGCGGCGCCGGTTTCCTGGGCAGTCGCCTGGCGCGTCAATTGCTCAAGCGCGGTCAGCTGACCGGCAGCGACGGCAAGCAGCAAACCATCAGCCGCATCACCCTGCTCGACGTCGTGGCCGCGCAAGGCTTCGACGATGCGCGCATTGAAGCGGTGGTCGGCGACATCGCCGACGCTGCGGTGATCGAACGCGCCATCACCAGGGACACGCAATCGATCTTCCATCTGGCGGCCATTGTCAGCGGCCAGGCCGAAGCCGATTTCGAACTCGGCATGAAGATCAACTTCGACGCCACCCGCCTCATCCTGGAACGCGCCCGTGCGCTCGGCACCAAGCCGCGCGTGGTGTTCACCAGCTCGGTGGCGGTGTTCGGCGGCGACCTGCCGGCGCAAGTTCCCGACAACGCGCTGCTGATGCCGCAAAGTTCTTACGGCGCACAAAAGGTGATGGGCGAATTGCTGGTCAACGACTACAGCCGCAAGGGTTTCATCGACGGCCGCGCGCTGCGCATGCCGACCATTTCAGTGCGTCCCGGCGCGCCCAACAAGGCCGCGTCGAGCTTCGCCAGCGGCATCATCCGCGAACCGCTCAACGGCCAGCCTTCGGTCTGTCCGGTCGCGCCCGAGACGCGCATGTGGCTGATGTCGCCGCGCAAGGCCATCGACAACCTGATCCACGGTCACGAAATCAATGGAGCCGATCTCGGCCTGGCGCGCTTCCTCAGCATCGATGGCCTGTCGGTCTCGGTGCGCCAGATGGTCGATGCGCTGGAACAGGTTGCCGGCGCCGACGTCGTCAAGCTGATCGAATGGAAGGAAGACGAAACCATCAAGCGCATCGTCAATTCCTGGCCCGGCAGCTTCGAAGCCAAGCGCGCCAAGGCGCTGGGTTTCACTGCGGACAGCGATTTCGCCGGCATCGTGAAGGCGCATATCGAGGATGAAGTGAAGAAGTAA
- the mmsB gene encoding 3-hydroxyisobutyrate dehydrogenase, with translation MSADIVFIGLGNMGLPMAQNLVKAGYAVSGHDLVKASVDKLVESGGVTEADAMAAVTKAKVVITMLPASKHVESIYLGDKGILANIRPGTLLIDCSTIAPESARKVAAAALEKGYTMLDAPVSGGTGGATAGTLTFMVGGTDDGFALARPYLEKMGKAIYHAGASGSGQTVKVCNNMLLGILMIGTSEAIRLGIANGMDPKVLSEVMSKSSGRNWTLEVYNPCPGVMENAPASKGYAGGFGVDLMLKDLGLAVENALATGSSVPMGALARNLYDIHSKSGSGGLDFSSVFNMLAKAK, from the coding sequence ATGAGCGCCGATATCGTTTTCATTGGCCTGGGCAACATGGGCTTGCCCATGGCGCAGAACCTGGTCAAGGCGGGCTATGCGGTCAGCGGGCATGACCTGGTCAAGGCCAGCGTCGACAAGCTGGTCGAGTCCGGCGGCGTCACGGAAGCCGATGCCATGGCCGCCGTGACCAAGGCCAAGGTCGTTATCACCATGCTGCCGGCCAGCAAGCACGTCGAGTCGATCTACCTCGGTGACAAGGGCATCCTGGCTAACATCAGGCCCGGCACCCTGCTGATCGACTGCTCGACCATCGCTCCGGAAAGCGCCCGCAAGGTCGCCGCCGCCGCGCTGGAAAAAGGCTACACCATGCTGGACGCCCCGGTCTCCGGCGGCACCGGCGGCGCCACTGCCGGAACGCTGACCTTCATGGTCGGCGGCACCGACGACGGTTTCGCTCTCGCCCGGCCCTATCTCGAAAAGATGGGCAAGGCGATCTACCACGCCGGCGCCAGCGGCAGCGGCCAGACCGTCAAGGTGTGCAACAACATGCTGCTGGGCATCCTGATGATTGGCACCTCCGAAGCGATCCGCCTCGGCATCGCCAACGGCATGGACCCCAAGGTCTTGTCGGAAGTGATGTCCAAGAGCTCGGGCCGCAACTGGACGCTGGAAGTCTACAATCCTTGCCCCGGCGTGATGGAAAATGCGCCGGCATCGAAAGGCTACGCCGGCGGCTTCGGCGTCGACCTGATGCTCAAGGACCTGGGCCTGGCCGTCGAGAACGCGCTGGCTACCGGCAGCAGCGTGCCGATGGGCGCCTTGGCGCGCAATCTGTACGACATCCACAGCAAGTCGGGATCGGGCGGACTGGATTTTTCCAGCGTGTTCAACATGCTGGCGAAAGCGAAGTAG
- a CDS encoding CoA-acylating methylmalonate-semialdehyde dehydrogenase, whose translation MSQANIPNVPLYINGEHVQSTSKEWRDVLNPATQEVVARVPFATKEEVDRAVANAKEAFKTWRNTSLAQRMRIMLKFQQLLRDNIAPLAELITREHGKTLPDAEGEVMRGLEVVEHACSITSLQLGELAENVAGGVDVYTIHQPIGVGAGITAFNFPVMLPCFMFPIAVACGNTFVLKPSEQDPTSSLFLVELANKAGLPPGVLNVVHGGPDVANMICDHPDIKAVSFIGSTNVGTHVYRRASEAGKRAQCMMGAKNHCIVLPDAPKDQAINNLLGAAFGAAGQRCMANSVVVLVGKTKEWIPEIVERSKAMKVGPGSDRKADVGPLVSKAAKERVERLIGVGVEQGAKLLLDGRNCKVPGNESGNFVGPTVFTGVKAGMDIYEQEIFGPAMCIVEVDTLDDAIAFINANPNGNGTSIFTSSGWAARKFQNEIDVGQVGINVPIPVPVAYFSFTGSRASKLGDLGPNGKQAVLFWTQTKTVTARWYAPDEEAGQVNTTISLK comes from the coding sequence ATGAGCCAAGCCAACATTCCTAACGTTCCCCTCTACATCAACGGCGAACACGTCCAGTCGACTTCGAAAGAATGGCGCGACGTGCTCAATCCGGCCACGCAGGAAGTCGTCGCGCGCGTGCCGTTCGCAACCAAGGAGGAAGTCGATCGTGCCGTCGCCAACGCCAAGGAGGCGTTCAAGACCTGGCGCAATACTTCGCTGGCGCAACGCATGCGCATCATGCTCAAGTTCCAGCAACTGCTGCGCGACAATATCGCGCCGCTGGCCGAACTGATCACGCGTGAGCACGGCAAGACTCTGCCGGACGCCGAAGGCGAAGTCATGCGCGGCCTCGAAGTGGTGGAGCACGCCTGTTCGATCACTTCGCTGCAACTGGGCGAGCTGGCCGAGAACGTGGCCGGCGGCGTCGACGTCTACACCATTCACCAGCCGATCGGCGTGGGCGCCGGCATCACCGCGTTCAACTTCCCGGTCATGCTGCCTTGCTTCATGTTCCCGATCGCGGTCGCCTGCGGCAACACCTTCGTGCTCAAGCCGTCCGAACAGGATCCGACCTCGTCGCTGTTCCTGGTCGAACTGGCCAACAAGGCCGGCCTGCCGCCGGGCGTGCTGAACGTGGTGCATGGCGGTCCTGACGTCGCCAACATGATCTGCGATCATCCCGATATCAAGGCCGTGTCCTTCATCGGTTCGACCAATGTCGGCACCCACGTCTACCGCCGCGCCAGCGAAGCCGGCAAGCGCGCACAGTGCATGATGGGCGCCAAGAACCACTGCATCGTGCTGCCTGACGCACCGAAGGATCAAGCCATCAACAACTTGCTGGGTGCAGCATTCGGCGCGGCCGGCCAGCGTTGCATGGCGAACTCGGTGGTGGTTCTGGTCGGCAAGACCAAGGAATGGATCCCGGAAATCGTCGAGCGCTCCAAGGCGATGAAAGTCGGTCCGGGCAGCGATCGCAAGGCCGATGTCGGCCCGCTGGTTTCCAAGGCCGCCAAGGAACGTGTCGAGCGCCTGATCGGCGTCGGCGTGGAGCAGGGCGCCAAGCTGCTGCTCGACGGCCGCAACTGCAAGGTGCCCGGCAACGAGTCCGGCAACTTCGTCGGCCCGACCGTGTTCACCGGCGTCAAGGCCGGCATGGACATCTACGAACAGGAGATCTTCGGACCGGCGATGTGCATCGTCGAAGTCGACACCCTGGACGACGCCATCGCTTTCATCAACGCCAATCCGAACGGCAACGGCACCTCGATCTTCACCTCGTCCGGTTGGGCGGCACGCAAGTTCCAGAACGAAATCGACGTCGGCCAGGTCGGCATCAACGTGCCGATCCCGGTGCCTGTGGCGTATTTCAGCTTTACCGGTTCGCGCGCTTCCAAGCTCGGCGATCTCGGCCCGAACGGCAAGCAGGCGGTACTGTTCTGGACGCAGACCAAGACCGTGACCGCGCGCTGGTATGCGCCGGATGAAGAGGCCGGCCAGGTCAACACGACCATCTCGCTGAAGTAA